A region from the Rhodothermales bacterium genome encodes:
- a CDS encoding cupin domain-containing protein, which yields GIVSKILLKTPSGSVTAFAFDAGQELSEHTTPFDALVSVIDGEVDIRISGTTHRVSGGELIILPANEPHALSAVSRFKMILTMLKA from the coding sequence AGGGAATAGTGAGCAAGATCCTTCTCAAGACCCCTTCGGGATCTGTAACCGCTTTCGCGTTTGATGCAGGGCAGGAACTGAGTGAGCACACGACGCCGTTCGATGCGCTGGTGTCGGTCATAGACGGCGAGGTCGACATTCGGATATCGGGTACGACGCACCGCGTATCCGGTGGCGAGTTGATTATTCTCCCGGCGAACGAGCCACACGCGCTGAGTGCCGTGTCGAGATTTAAGATGATTCTCACGATGCTGAAGGCTTGA